From Sulfuricurvum sp. IAE1, the proteins below share one genomic window:
- a CDS encoding cation:proton antiporter — MEHLAQILLLLAVAISVVVSFQRLRVPTSLGYLLVGVILGPHTMGPTVSVPEFATLAEFGVVFLLFTIGLNFSLPTIRSMRHQILGLGTGQVLLTTCLVGAIAWLAGLPAVAAFIFGAAFAQSSTSIIASLLAEQGEENTRHGRLGLALSVFQDVTAVPFLVVIPALGASLAPGSLAGTLGLALAKAVTAFGLVFFAGRWLLRPLFHLVTRHRSLEILTLAVLLVVLLAAWITNSLGLSLAFGSFLAGMMLGETEFRHQVESSIRPFRDVLMGLFFIGIGMRFDPAAILPIWHWAVLGALLILASKTLLVTAMVRMIGTESQVAWRTGLLLGVGGEFGLALAAIALDNGIISQGLGQIAIASVLLSMAGGAVAIRFNRGLAVRMSKERPRGAEPPELPADSDRQVIIGGYGRVGHTIAVLLDFNQVPFVVFDTDPRRVAQGMADGFKVAFGDISDPGLLSAVHVERAALVVITVDRPQAALAAVSHLRAMCPQVPVVARAKDLESSRILLKAGAVHAYPETIEASLRLGAVALQILKVPTQDIDRVLQGVRDWDYRPVLEEGEKKP; from the coding sequence ATGGAGCATTTGGCCCAGATCCTGCTGCTGCTGGCGGTGGCCATATCCGTGGTGGTCTCCTTCCAGCGCCTGCGTGTGCCCACCAGCCTGGGCTATCTGCTGGTGGGCGTCATTTTGGGTCCGCATACCATGGGCCCCACCGTCTCGGTTCCCGAGTTCGCGACATTGGCCGAATTCGGGGTGGTCTTTCTGCTTTTCACCATCGGGCTGAACTTCTCCCTGCCGACCATCCGGTCCATGAGGCATCAGATCCTGGGCCTGGGGACCGGGCAGGTCCTGCTCACCACCTGCCTGGTCGGGGCCATCGCCTGGCTGGCCGGCCTGCCGGCCGTAGCCGCCTTCATCTTTGGCGCCGCCTTTGCCCAGTCCTCGACCAGCATAATCGCCAGCCTGCTGGCCGAACAGGGCGAGGAAAACACCCGGCACGGCAGATTGGGCCTGGCCCTGTCCGTCTTTCAGGACGTGACCGCCGTGCCCTTCCTGGTGGTGATCCCGGCCCTGGGGGCATCCCTGGCCCCCGGCAGCCTGGCCGGAACCCTGGGGCTGGCGCTGGCCAAGGCGGTGACAGCCTTCGGCTTGGTGTTCTTTGCCGGGCGCTGGCTGCTGCGGCCCCTGTTCCACCTGGTAACCCGGCATCGGTCGTTGGAGATACTCACCCTGGCGGTGCTGCTGGTAGTCCTGCTAGCGGCCTGGATAACCAACAGCCTGGGGCTGTCCCTGGCCTTCGGCAGTTTCCTGGCCGGAATGATGCTGGGGGAAACCGAGTTCCGGCACCAGGTGGAATCTAGCATCCGTCCCTTCCGCGATGTGCTGATGGGGTTGTTCTTCATTGGCATCGGCATGCGCTTCGATCCGGCGGCCATCCTGCCGATCTGGCATTGGGCGGTACTGGGGGCGCTGCTGATCCTGGCCAGCAAGACATTGTTGGTAACCGCCATGGTGCGGATGATCGGCACCGAGTCCCAGGTGGCCTGGCGCACCGGCCTGCTGTTGGGGGTGGGGGGCGAGTTCGGGCTGGCCCTGGCGGCCATCGCCCTTGACAACGGAATCATCAGCCAGGGGCTGGGGCAGATAGCCATCGCCTCGGTGTTGCTGTCGATGGCGGGGGGGGCGGTCGCCATCCGCTTCAACCGGGGCCTGGCCGTCCGGATGTCCAAGGAAAGACCCCGGGGGGCGGAACCGCCCGAACTGCCGGCGGATTCGGACCGGCAGGTAATCATCGGCGGCTACGGCCGGGTGGGGCATACCATCGCGGTGCTGCTGGATTTCAACCAGGTCCCGTTCGTGGTGTTCGACACCGACCCCCGGCGGGTGGCCCAGGGGATGGCCGACGGCTTTAAGGTGGCCTTTGGTGACATCTCGGACCCGGGCCTGTTGTCGGCCGTGCACGTGGAACGGGCCGCGCTGGTGGTGATTACGGTCGACCGGCCCCAGGCCGCCCTGGCCGCGGTCTCCCACCTCCGGGCCATGTGCCCCCAGGTGCCGGTGGTGGCCCGGGCCAAGGACCTGGAATCCAGCCGGATTTTGCTGAAGGCCGGGGCGGTCCATGCCTATCCCGAG